The Thermotoga sp. SG1 genome includes a window with the following:
- a CDS encoding ATP-binding cassette domain-containing protein codes for MFLLKNVKHKNILEIEELYIPEKMITVITGESGSGKTTLLKILNKMITPDRGEIFFKGESLEKIDSVDLRRKVVMLPQFPVVFPGDVRENLIAGLRFSEKKRPSDERLREILEFVMLKKSLNDDPEKFSGGEKQRLALARVLLMDPDVFLLDEPTSSLDKETGIEIIKRVVDFVRKRNKTLIMVTHDPELRKFADRLIEMKDGRVLNGTSGH; via the coding sequence ATGTTCCTTCTCAAAAACGTGAAGCACAAAAACATTCTTGAAATCGAAGAACTGTACATCCCTGAAAAGATGATCACCGTCATCACGGGTGAAAGTGGTTCCGGAAAAACGACCCTTCTGAAGATACTGAACAAGATGATCACCCCGGACAGAGGAGAAATCTTCTTCAAAGGAGAGTCTCTTGAAAAGATAGACTCTGTTGACCTCAGAAGAAAGGTGGTCATGTTACCGCAGTTTCCCGTGGTTTTTCCGGGTGATGTGAGGGAAAATCTCATAGCGGGTTTGAGGTTTTCAGAAAAGAAAAGACCTTCCGACGAGAGGCTCAGAGAAATTCTGGAGTTTGTGATGCTGAAAAAATCGCTAAACGACGACCCGGAGAAATTCTCGGGGGGAGAGAAACAGCGCCTGGCACTTGCGAGGGTTTTGCTGATGGACCCGGACGTGTTTCTTCTGGACGAGCCCACTTCTTCTCTGGACAAGGAAACTGGTATTGAGATCATAAAAAGGGTGGTTGACTTTGTACGAAAGAGGAATAAAACGCTCATCATGGTCACACACGACCCAGAACTAAGAAAGTTCGCAGACCGGTTGATAGAAATGAAGGATGGGAGGGTACTGAATGGGACCAGTGGACATTAG
- the fetB gene encoding iron export ABC transporter permease subunit FetB, with amino-acid sequence MGPVDISFVQLLSAYVFVVILMLILRARKIPREKDVLMASLRMTIQLVLAGFILSYILETPTPFYTILAVIVMEAFAIYNVYRRARLSLPKNVKMRLEFFIAISVSSGTLLSLFYFLYVVVRISPWFDPRYVVPLAGMIIGNSMTGVSLGVKSLSESILSQKPLVEAALMLGARPKDATKYFSDKAFDSAILPTINSMIGMGIVFLPGMMTGQILSGTSPITAIKYQIAIMLGILGGVTISVSVFLMLGYRAFFNKEDQLII; translated from the coding sequence ATGGGACCAGTGGACATTAGCTTTGTACAACTTCTGAGTGCCTACGTTTTTGTGGTGATTTTGATGTTGATCCTGAGGGCCCGGAAGATCCCCAGAGAAAAGGATGTTCTGATGGCGTCTCTTCGCATGACGATCCAGCTGGTACTGGCCGGTTTCATCCTGAGTTACATCCTGGAAACCCCCACACCGTTTTACACGATCCTGGCCGTGATCGTTATGGAGGCGTTTGCGATCTACAACGTGTACAGAAGAGCAAGACTCTCACTCCCAAAGAACGTGAAGATGCGTCTTGAATTTTTCATAGCCATCTCCGTGAGTTCGGGCACTCTCCTGAGCCTTTTTTACTTTCTCTACGTGGTGGTGAGGATCAGTCCATGGTTCGATCCAAGATACGTCGTACCACTTGCTGGGATGATCATTGGAAACTCCATGACGGGAGTTTCTCTTGGTGTAAAAAGCCTTTCTGAATCGATTCTTTCTCAAAAACCTCTCGTTGAGGCAGCCCTGATGCTAGGAGCAAGACCAAAAGATGCAACAAAATACTTCAGCGATAAGGCTTTCGATTCTGCCATTCTTCCGACGATAAACTCCATGATCGGAATGGGAATTGTCTTTCTTCCCGGTATGATGACAGGACAAATTCTTTCTGGAACTTCTCCCATAACCGCTATAAAATACCAGATTGCCATAATGCTCGGAATCCTCGGAGGAGTAACGATCAGTGTCAGTGTGTTTTTGATGTTGGGGTATCGGGCCTTCTTCAACAAGGAGGATCAGTTGATCATATGA
- a CDS encoding stage V sporulation protein S: protein MEVLKVASNSNPNKVAGALAGVIREKGKAELQAIGAGAVNQAVKAIAIARGYLAPSGINLVCVPAFTEVQINGETRTAIKFIVFPKD from the coding sequence ATGGAAGTACTCAAGGTTGCTTCCAATTCCAACCCCAACAAAGTAGCAGGAGCACTCGCAGGTGTTATCAGAGAGAAAGGAAAAGCGGAACTTCAGGCTATCGGAGCCGGTGCAGTGAACCAGGCCGTGAAGGCCATCGCCATTGCAAGGGGATATCTTGCTCCGAGTGGAATCAACCTCGTGTGTGTGCCTGCTTTCACAGAGGTGCAGATCAACGGCGAGACAAGAACGGCCATCAAGTTTATCGTTTTCCCGAAAGACTGA
- a CDS encoding ABC transporter ATP-binding protein, giving the protein MSVLRVRNLSFGYRRKEVLREISFEVKRKELVAILGPNGAGKSTLLKCIAGILKCEGVEILGKPISAYTREELARVIGYVPQKFYPGMMGVFDVVLLGRRPYMKLGPSREDIEVVESLLERLGLSHLALENDSNLSGGELQRVNIARALAQNPEILLLDEPTSNLDPKNQLEVMQIVEDFVRMGKTAIMVVHDINLALRFATRFIFMKNGKIVKNGGKETLKPETFGVVYHVDGSVENVSGFPVFVLKRSRS; this is encoded by the coding sequence ATGAGTGTTCTGAGGGTGAGGAACCTTTCTTTCGGTTACAGACGAAAAGAGGTTCTGAGGGAAATTTCGTTCGAAGTGAAGAGGAAGGAATTGGTTGCTATTCTGGGGCCAAACGGTGCTGGAAAAAGTACACTTCTGAAGTGCATAGCAGGTATTCTGAAATGTGAAGGTGTGGAGATTTTAGGAAAACCCATCAGTGCTTACACCAGAGAAGAGTTAGCAAGAGTCATTGGATACGTTCCGCAGAAGTTTTATCCGGGTATGATGGGAGTTTTCGATGTGGTCCTTCTTGGAAGGCGACCTTATATGAAACTTGGACCTTCGAGAGAAGATATAGAAGTGGTTGAATCCTTGCTTGAAAGGCTAGGATTATCTCATCTGGCTCTGGAAAATGATAGTAATTTGAGTGGCGGCGAACTTCAAAGGGTGAACATCGCCAGGGCTCTCGCTCAGAATCCTGAAATACTCCTTCTCGATGAACCAACCAGCAACCTCGATCCGAAAAACCAACTGGAGGTTATGCAAATCGTAGAGGACTTCGTGAGAATGGGAAAAACGGCCATCATGGTGGTTCATGATATAAACCTGGCACTCAGATTCGCTACAAGGTTCATTTTCATGAAAAATGGAAAGATCGTGAAGAATGGTGGAAAAGAAACGCTGAAACCGGAAACGTTCGGTGTGGTTTATCACGTGGACGGCTCTGTCGAGAATGTTTCTGGTTTCCCCGTTTTTGTTTTGAAAAGAAGCAGGTCTTGA
- a CDS encoding iron ABC transporter permease, with translation MNYRRYVSRNILIGVVLLVLLFITMVYALSHGGYDLSFGEVLNALFGKSGRKIHVLIWNIRLPRVLAGIFTGASLAVSGAVVQGVLRNPLASPFTMGVSHGSMFGASLAIILGAGYSESTGRIVLSNPYVIVLFAFAGAMIPSVVIFILGKMKKAVPETVILMGIAMSSLFTAATTLVQYFADELQLATMVYWSFGDLGRATWEGNVLLLAVSIAISTYFFLKAWDINAMVAGDEVAKSSGVRVERVRLVMVLLSSLMTAVGVALVGVIGFVGLVSPHMIRIFIGEDYRFLVPFSALLGGLILLLADTFACLLFSPMVLPVGVVTSFLGAPLFIYLLVRSDRMR, from the coding sequence ATGAACTACAGAAGGTACGTCTCAAGAAACATCTTGATCGGTGTGGTTTTGTTAGTTCTTCTTTTCATCACGATGGTGTACGCACTCTCCCATGGAGGATATGATCTTTCCTTTGGTGAGGTCTTGAACGCTCTGTTTGGAAAAAGCGGCAGAAAGATCCATGTTCTCATCTGGAACATAAGACTTCCCAGAGTGCTGGCCGGTATTTTCACCGGTGCCTCTCTGGCCGTTTCAGGTGCGGTTGTTCAGGGGGTTTTGAGAAATCCCCTTGCCAGTCCTTTCACGATGGGAGTGTCGCATGGATCGATGTTCGGAGCTTCCCTTGCGATAATTCTAGGTGCGGGTTATTCGGAGAGCACGGGAAGAATCGTTCTGAGCAACCCTTACGTTATTGTTCTTTTTGCTTTCGCAGGTGCGATGATACCATCGGTTGTTATTTTCATCCTGGGAAAGATGAAGAAGGCAGTACCGGAGACGGTCATCCTGATGGGAATCGCCATGAGTTCGCTTTTCACCGCTGCTACAACGCTGGTTCAGTACTTTGCAGACGAACTTCAACTCGCGACCATGGTTTACTGGAGCTTTGGAGATCTTGGAAGGGCAACCTGGGAAGGAAATGTTCTTCTCCTTGCAGTTTCGATTGCGATCTCCACTTATTTCTTTCTGAAAGCTTGGGACATCAACGCCATGGTCGCCGGGGACGAGGTTGCGAAATCTTCCGGGGTGAGAGTAGAGAGGGTCAGACTGGTGATGGTTCTTCTTTCATCGTTGATGACCGCCGTCGGGGTGGCGCTTGTTGGCGTGATAGGGTTTGTGGGCTTGGTCTCTCCGCATATGATTAGGATTTTCATCGGAGAAGATTACAGATTTCTCGTTCCCTTCTCCGCTCTGCTGGGAGGGTTGATTCTTCTTCTGGCTGATACCTTTGCTTGTCTTCTGTTTTCACCGATGGTTCTCCCCGTGGGAGTGGTGACTTCCTTTCTTGGGGCACCTCTTTTCATATATCTTCTGGTTCGAAGTGATCGCATGAGATGA
- a CDS encoding ABC transporter substrate-binding protein, translated as MIVLSYGDLGTFDDEELFDSIELLGKILGKEERAREVIEFIKQIQEDLSRRTENIESPTVYVGGIGYKGVHGIESTMAHYPPFVALHARNVADELGEGHRFIDLEKLLEWNPEYIFVDENALSMVLEDYRKRREFYELLDAVKEKKVFGILPYNYHTTNIGTALADAYFIGKILYPKRFEDIDPEKKQTKYTNFSLGRRYMRRWQNSSEDLEE; from the coding sequence GTGATTGTACTCAGTTATGGAGATCTGGGAACGTTCGACGATGAAGAGCTTTTTGATTCGATTGAACTTTTAGGTAAGATCCTTGGAAAAGAAGAAAGGGCGCGTGAAGTGATCGAGTTCATAAAGCAGATCCAGGAGGATCTTTCGAGAAGAACAGAAAACATTGAAAGTCCCACCGTCTACGTTGGTGGTATCGGTTACAAGGGAGTTCATGGGATCGAAAGCACGATGGCACATTATCCTCCTTTTGTTGCTCTTCATGCCAGAAACGTGGCCGATGAACTGGGAGAGGGGCACAGGTTCATCGATCTTGAAAAGTTACTGGAGTGGAACCCTGAGTACATCTTCGTCGATGAAAATGCTTTGAGTATGGTTCTTGAGGATTACAGAAAGCGCAGAGAATTCTATGAACTGCTAGATGCCGTGAAAGAAAAGAAGGTTTTTGGTATTTTGCCGTACAACTACCACACTACAAACATTGGAACGGCCCTTGCTGACGCGTATTTCATCGGGAAGATTCTCTATCCGAAACGTTTCGAAGACATCGATCCAGAAAAAAAGCAAACGAAATATACGAATTTCTCCTTGGGAAGGCGGTATATGAGGAGATGGCAAAACAGTTCGGAGGATTTGGAAGAATAG
- the tsaA gene encoding tRNA (N6-threonylcarbamoyladenosine(37)-N6)-methyltransferase TrmO: MDFCLKPIGVIRSPYRNVSECPFQGRFSKEDFIIELYPEYEEGLKDIDTCSHLIVLYWLHKADRERLIALPPFDRKEHGVFATRSPHRPNPIGFSVVELLKVDGRRLFVRGFDALDGTPVVDIKPYSSKIDCVENARIGWFEGVKMDEI, encoded by the coding sequence GTGGATTTTTGCCTGAAACCGATAGGGGTGATAAGATCTCCCTACAGAAACGTGTCGGAGTGTCCCTTTCAGGGAAGGTTTTCCAAAGAGGATTTCATCATCGAACTGTACCCGGAGTACGAAGAGGGACTGAAGGATATCGACACGTGCTCTCATCTGATAGTTCTCTACTGGCTCCACAAGGCAGACAGGGAAAGACTGATCGCTCTTCCCCCGTTTGATAGAAAGGAACATGGCGTGTTTGCCACGCGCTCTCCTCACAGGCCAAATCCTATAGGGTTTTCCGTTGTGGAACTTTTGAAAGTGGATGGGAGGAGATTGTTTGTGAGGGGTTTCGATGCCCTGGATGGAACACCGGTCGTTGATATCAAGCCATATTCCTCGAAGATCGATTGTGTGGAAAATGCCAGAATAGGATGGTTTGAAGGGGTGAAAATGGATGAGATTTAA
- a CDS encoding sensor histidine kinase KdpD, which produces MVLMYFIFPAAANVVIVSTLNFVALFLSFFIHHTSLKKDSSQELFALSCLFSSLLSFFFLRAFLMNPEKSWMFLSSSKFLVAEGFLSFLVQGRKNLCKIALFSTFAFLFVLSILKFDLLLYLETLSLALFVVVLLIKRLPSTFLTVSVFLYSISSLFFFFLKDVYPYHITSGNLFLVWHFVKTYVDIPKKEAEKLSEEMNVPPEEISIAFKNIQDFLVKIPRIMSEIIRENDQKNVREIFNRYFPEDSPSYLLRLKGIFSEFVEEYILFLEERRKFQEVHLVLTKNLAHNLKNPVNAIYVSSQLLKLRYPETSSIAGNIEKICQEMNREIDRILRMSIGEMRTVKKIDLEEALNPSLEMAKLKGLEVELILDFEELELDRDAFLALVTNLFSNAVKYTPSGRVTLRVERRNDRILLIVSDTGPGLKSSNGFGLFTVRKLVNYLNGSMEISEDGGTTFRIVLPIRRDSDDSTGRRG; this is translated from the coding sequence ATGGTGCTCATGTATTTCATCTTTCCAGCGGCGGCGAACGTGGTGATCGTCTCAACTTTGAATTTTGTTGCCCTTTTTCTTTCCTTCTTCATTCATCACACGAGCCTGAAAAAAGACAGCTCGCAGGAACTTTTTGCTCTTTCCTGTCTTTTTTCTTCTCTTCTTTCCTTCTTCTTCCTTCGGGCCTTTCTCATGAACCCGGAAAAGTCGTGGATGTTCCTGAGCAGTTCCAAGTTTCTGGTTGCCGAAGGTTTCCTCTCCTTTCTGGTTCAAGGAAGGAAAAATTTATGCAAAATTGCGCTTTTTTCCACATTCGCATTCCTCTTTGTCCTTTCTATTTTGAAATTCGATCTGTTGCTTTATCTTGAAACCTTGTCACTTGCTCTTTTCGTTGTGGTTTTGCTCATCAAAAGATTGCCCTCCACCTTTCTCACGGTAAGTGTCTTTCTCTACTCCATCTCTTCGCTGTTCTTCTTTTTCCTCAAAGACGTCTATCCCTATCACATCACCTCCGGAAATCTTTTTTTGGTATGGCATTTTGTGAAGACATACGTGGATATTCCAAAGAAGGAAGCAGAGAAACTTTCAGAGGAAATGAACGTTCCTCCTGAAGAAATTTCCATTGCATTCAAAAACATTCAGGACTTTCTTGTCAAAATCCCTCGAATCATGTCGGAGATCATCCGGGAAAACGATCAAAAGAATGTGAGAGAGATCTTCAACAGGTATTTTCCAGAAGATTCGCCTTCCTATCTTCTGCGTCTGAAAGGCATCTTCTCTGAATTTGTCGAAGAATACATCCTCTTTCTGGAAGAGAGGAGAAAATTCCAGGAAGTGCACCTTGTTCTCACAAAGAACCTTGCACACAACCTGAAAAATCCCGTGAACGCCATCTATGTGAGTTCTCAACTTTTGAAACTTCGTTACCCTGAAACATCATCCATCGCCGGAAACATAGAGAAAATCTGTCAGGAGATGAACAGGGAGATAGACAGGATACTGAGAATGTCGATCGGTGAAATGAGAACGGTCAAAAAAATCGATCTTGAAGAAGCACTGAATCCTTCACTGGAGATGGCCAAGTTGAAGGGACTTGAGGTAGAACTCATTCTGGATTTTGAAGAACTCGAACTCGACAGAGATGCCTTTCTTGCACTGGTCACAAACCTCTTTTCGAACGCTGTGAAATACACTCCCTCTGGAAGGGTAACCCTCCGGGTGGAAAGAAGAAATGATAGAATCTTGTTGATCGTTTCCGATACAGGACCGGGACTGAAATCTTCGAATGGCTTTGGACTCTTCACCGTCAGGAAACTGGTGAACTATCTGAACGGAAGTATGGAGATCTCAGAAGACGGGGGCACCACTTTCAGAATAGTCCTTCCCATCAGGAGGGATAGTGATGACAGTACTGGTCGTAGAGGATGA
- a CDS encoding cyclic di-GMP phosphodiesterase, producing the protein MTVLVVEDDKITREAVSQYLRLSGFNVLEAENGEKALDFSRRIDVALVDVKLPGMSGIELVSEIKSRNPSCVVFVVTAYDDTETVKKSVESGADDFIKKPVNLELLKLKITHALRNRVFHLYRNSYLKSLKKKIFLLEKTAEEFFTEYEDFLFEVLDILNMLSEYRDAETYKHTERVGWLSGRIAEEMGMDEAFVTEIQFAAPLHDIGKIGIPDRILLKPGILTPEEFEIMKQHTTIGFRILSRSSSPILQLGAEIALTHHERWNGSGYPKGLKGKEIPASGLIVAVADSFDAMVSRRPYKKPKTLEEAFREIEDLSGKFYSPEVVKAFLKLEREIIDVYRREEDENSTHGGRSSHKSTPGESMEGLRE; encoded by the coding sequence ATGACAGTACTGGTCGTAGAGGATGATAAGATCACACGAGAGGCCGTAAGCCAGTACTTGAGACTCTCTGGTTTCAACGTCCTGGAAGCAGAAAACGGAGAGAAAGCCCTCGACTTTTCCAGAAGGATCGACGTTGCACTGGTGGATGTGAAACTTCCTGGAATGAGCGGAATAGAACTGGTGAGTGAGATTAAGTCGAGAAATCCCTCCTGTGTGGTCTTCGTTGTAACCGCGTATGACGACACAGAGACCGTGAAAAAGAGCGTGGAGTCGGGTGCCGATGACTTCATCAAAAAACCCGTTAACCTGGAACTTCTGAAATTGAAAATAACCCACGCCCTAAGAAACAGGGTGTTTCATCTGTACAGAAACAGTTACCTGAAATCTCTGAAGAAAAAGATTTTCCTTCTTGAAAAGACTGCAGAAGAGTTCTTCACAGAATACGAAGACTTTCTGTTTGAAGTCCTCGATATACTGAACATGCTCTCCGAATACAGGGACGCAGAAACCTACAAACACACAGAACGAGTGGGATGGCTATCAGGCAGGATAGCAGAGGAGATGGGAATGGATGAGGCCTTCGTTACGGAGATACAGTTTGCGGCACCTCTTCACGATATTGGAAAGATAGGAATTCCAGACAGGATCCTTTTGAAACCCGGCATTCTCACTCCGGAAGAGTTCGAGATCATGAAACAACACACCACCATTGGATTCAGGATCCTCAGTCGAAGTTCTTCTCCTATCCTCCAACTTGGAGCGGAGATCGCTCTCACACATCACGAGAGGTGGAATGGATCTGGTTATCCAAAAGGATTGAAAGGAAAAGAAATCCCTGCTTCCGGTTTGATTGTAGCGGTGGCGGACAGCTTCGATGCGATGGTGTCCAGAAGGCCATACAAAAAACCAAAAACGCTGGAAGAGGCCTTTCGAGAAATAGAAGATCTATCAGGAAAGTTTTATTCTCCGGAAGTTGTAAAAGCCTTTCTGAAACTGGAAAGAGAAATAATTGATGTCTACAGGAGGGAAGAAGATGAGAATTCCACCCATGGTGGCAGGAGTTCACATAAGAGCACCCCTGGAGAAAGCATGGAAGGTCTTCGTGAATGA
- a CDS encoding SRPBCC domain-containing protein, whose product MRIPPMVAGVHIRAPLEKAWKVFVNENGWDGWFTDGMKMELKEGGKIFFRWVRKTFGEEVKDEGVIHRLEPPHLIEFSWNSYEDGYRSRVKMEFFPSSYNGTWVRVEDHTIVFTEEDMKIKFECAVGWGEMLTLAKMWIEYGISTLENP is encoded by the coding sequence ATGAGAATTCCACCCATGGTGGCAGGAGTTCACATAAGAGCACCCCTGGAGAAAGCATGGAAGGTCTTCGTGAATGAAAACGGTTGGGATGGATGGTTTACAGATGGAATGAAGATGGAACTGAAAGAGGGGGGGAAGATTTTCTTTCGATGGGTGAGAAAGACCTTCGGAGAAGAGGTGAAGGACGAAGGAGTGATCCACAGACTCGAACCACCCCATCTCATAGAATTCTCCTGGAACTCCTACGAAGACGGCTACAGATCAAGGGTGAAAATGGAGTTTTTCCCGTCGAGTTACAACGGAACGTGGGTCCGTGTGGAGGACCACACGATCGTGTTCACAGAAGAGGACATGAAGATAAAATTCGAGTGTGCAGTTGGCTGGGGTGAGATGCTCACCCTCGCCAAAATGTGGATAGAGTACGGAATATCAACCCTCGAGAATCCTTGA
- the glmM gene encoding phosphoglucosamine mutase encodes MKVKYFGTDGIRGVFGDTLTDELAFKVGKALGEIVGEGKVLIGKDTRVSGDSLEAALAAGLTSMGVDVLSCGILPTPAVALLTRITRSYGVVISASHNPPEYNGIKIMKNGYKIPDEMEEEIERRMEGEFQKRYVVGKIRPFREGKDMYIGAVLEMFKDLDLSGKSVSLDLANGATTTTAKDVFEFLGAEVEVFNTSQDGLLINQGCGTTHPKFLAEEMKRGRIGFSFDGDGDRVIAVDEGRNVVNGDKIIGILAEGMMEEGRLRESVVVGTVMTNGGLEEYLGKRGIRLVRTKVGDKYVLEEMLKSGANLGGERSGHIIILDRSTTGDGLITALELMRVVERLKKNLSDLAKEIPDLPQVTRNVKRTEKTSLENGRLKELIEKHSAEGYRIVVRPSGTEPVIRITVEGKDRNRVEKIAEELSRILEG; translated from the coding sequence GTGAAAGTGAAGTACTTCGGAACTGACGGAATAAGGGGTGTTTTTGGAGATACCCTCACCGATGAACTGGCGTTTAAGGTGGGGAAAGCCTTGGGAGAGATCGTTGGAGAAGGGAAAGTGCTCATAGGAAAAGACACAAGGGTTTCTGGAGATTCTCTGGAAGCGGCTCTTGCTGCAGGACTCACCTCGATGGGGGTTGATGTTCTTTCCTGTGGTATCCTTCCCACACCCGCTGTGGCACTTCTGACAAGGATCACAAGGTCCTACGGTGTGGTCATTTCGGCTTCTCACAATCCACCGGAGTACAACGGTATAAAGATAATGAAGAACGGCTACAAGATACCGGACGAAATGGAGGAAGAAATAGAGAGGAGAATGGAAGGAGAGTTTCAGAAACGCTACGTTGTGGGAAAGATTAGGCCTTTCAGGGAAGGAAAAGACATGTACATCGGTGCCGTTCTTGAGATGTTCAAAGATCTCGATCTTTCTGGAAAGAGTGTTTCCCTTGATCTTGCCAACGGTGCCACGACGACCACGGCGAAGGACGTGTTCGAATTTCTCGGTGCCGAGGTTGAGGTTTTCAACACCTCTCAGGATGGCCTTCTAATAAACCAGGGGTGTGGTACCACACACCCGAAGTTTCTTGCAGAGGAGATGAAAAGGGGCCGAATCGGTTTTTCTTTCGATGGTGATGGTGACCGTGTGATCGCCGTGGACGAGGGAAGAAATGTGGTGAATGGCGATAAGATCATAGGAATACTGGCAGAGGGAATGATGGAGGAAGGAAGGCTGAGGGAATCTGTCGTCGTGGGAACCGTCATGACCAACGGGGGACTCGAGGAGTATCTGGGGAAACGGGGAATAAGACTTGTTCGAACGAAGGTGGGAGACAAGTACGTTCTGGAGGAAATGTTGAAATCAGGGGCAAATCTTGGTGGTGAAAGATCGGGTCACATCATAATCCTCGACAGAAGCACAACGGGAGATGGTCTCATAACCGCTCTGGAACTGATGAGAGTTGTTGAAAGGTTGAAGAAAAATCTCTCAGACCTTGCAAAGGAGATACCAGATCTTCCACAGGTCACCAGAAACGTGAAAAGAACAGAAAAAACCTCTCTGGAAAATGGAAGATTGAAGGAGTTGATCGAAAAGCACAGTGCCGAGGGTTATAGAATCGTGGTGAGACCATCCGGGACGGAACCTGTCATAAGGATCACCGTCGAGGGAAAAGACAGGAACAGAGTGGAAAAGATTGCTGAAGAACTTTCAAGGATTCTCGAGGGTTGA
- a CDS encoding carbon-nitrogen hydrolase family protein, giving the protein MLPTIGGFEENLNKVERFVEEAVSNGVDVIVFPELTISGYTWDEKTLAKGVRFFEEVARKKLLKLSREGQIAIAVGTPRLVLGKLRNSLVIFKKKREILFYDKTHLFRGEKDVFEPGEYFLVFSYGGVVFGTLICYEIGFPEIARVLTLRGSKVILSSFAFGKERGHTYDIATRARAVENGVFIVASSMCGKGFVEFVGRTRIVAPSGKVLRELETDEGMIVEDIDPDIVYHYRYNEEGDSHAYLKNYRVNMYSLQKGRL; this is encoded by the coding sequence ATGCTCCCGACGATTGGGGGATTCGAGGAGAATCTGAATAAAGTAGAGCGCTTTGTAGAAGAAGCTGTTTCAAACGGTGTGGACGTGATCGTCTTCCCTGAACTCACGATCAGTGGTTACACGTGGGATGAAAAGACACTGGCAAAGGGTGTCAGATTCTTTGAGGAAGTTGCCAGAAAAAAACTCTTGAAACTCTCAAGAGAAGGGCAGATCGCCATCGCTGTTGGCACCCCCAGGCTCGTTCTGGGAAAACTTCGAAACTCTCTGGTGATCTTCAAAAAGAAGAGGGAGATTCTTTTCTACGATAAGACACATCTTTTTCGCGGAGAAAAAGATGTCTTCGAACCGGGAGAGTATTTCCTCGTCTTCTCTTACGGGGGAGTGGTTTTTGGTACACTGATCTGTTACGAGATAGGCTTTCCAGAGATCGCCCGGGTACTGACTCTCAGGGGGAGCAAGGTGATTCTTTCCTCCTTTGCTTTTGGAAAGGAAAGAGGGCATACCTACGATATCGCAACGAGGGCGCGGGCGGTGGAAAATGGTGTCTTTATTGTGGCATCGTCCATGTGTGGTAAAGGATTCGTGGAGTTTGTGGGAAGAACAAGGATAGTTGCCCCAAGCGGAAAAGTCCTCAGAGAGCTGGAGACCGATGAGGGTATGATAGTTGAGGACATTGACCCTGACATCGTTTACCACTACAGATACAACGAAGAGGGTGACTCCCACGCTTACCTCAAAAACTACAGGGTCAACATGTACAGTCTACAAAAGGGGAGGTTGTGA